A DNA window from Spartinivicinus poritis contains the following coding sequences:
- a CDS encoding methyltransferase, with the protein MTPRQIMMHKVYGYFTTSCLSVVCKLELADHIGNSICSIEELADLTRCNENSLYRMMHFLSSQDIFVEEDNRKFRNNSLSEVLKKTSESSINSYCQGHGSQLYWESWRNLEHSIRTGEPATKSAFGVDAFEYMKSDPETASTFNKTMDDLATADANVIQKYYDFSKFNTVADIGGGSGKLLSFIINDNPKIKGILFDQPHVVQNTFSPNITNQFEVVAGDFLSDIPVISDLYILRHILHDWDDERCHQILSLLRERMPKHAKLLVIELLVNKDSTLSTAKYQDLNMLVMMNGGRERSIQQFENMGIKAGFKLCQVIPLPTEMNIIEFQPI; encoded by the coding sequence GTGACACCTAGACAAATCATGATGCATAAGGTGTATGGCTATTTCACGACGAGTTGTCTTTCAGTTGTGTGTAAACTAGAGCTAGCCGATCACATTGGTAATAGTATTTGCTCAATTGAAGAGCTTGCAGATTTAACACGTTGTAACGAAAATTCATTGTACCGGATGATGCATTTTCTATCATCACAGGATATTTTCGTAGAAGAAGATAACAGGAAATTTAGAAATAATAGTCTTTCAGAGGTATTAAAAAAAACAAGCGAGTCATCAATTAATAGTTATTGTCAAGGCCATGGGTCTCAGCTTTACTGGGAAAGCTGGAGAAACCTTGAACATAGTATTCGAACCGGAGAACCTGCTACAAAATCTGCTTTTGGTGTTGATGCATTTGAATATATGAAAAGTGATCCTGAAACTGCTTCAACTTTTAACAAAACCATGGATGACTTAGCAACAGCAGATGCAAATGTTATACAAAAGTATTATGATTTTTCTAAATTTAATACAGTCGCTGATATTGGAGGAGGAAGTGGAAAGTTACTCAGCTTCATTATTAACGACAACCCTAAAATTAAGGGAATATTATTTGACCAACCACATGTAGTTCAGAATACTTTTTCTCCGAATATAACCAACCAATTTGAGGTAGTAGCTGGGGACTTTCTATCCGACATCCCTGTAATTTCTGATTTGTATATCCTACGACATATCCTTCATGATTGGGACGATGAGCGTTGCCACCAAATTCTGAGTTTACTAAGAGAACGAATGCCAAAGCATGCAAAACTTTTAGTTATAGAGCTTCTTGTAAATAAAGACTCAACTTTATCTACAGCAAAATATCAAGATTTAAATATGCTTGTAATGATGAATGGTGGTCGCGAAAGGTCAATACAACAGTTTGAAAATATGGGTATTAAGGCAGGGTTTAAATTATGCCAAGTCATACCTCTTCCCACAGAAATGAATATAATTGAATTTCAACCAATATAG